One stretch of Methanothrix sp. DNA includes these proteins:
- a CDS encoding 3'-5' exonuclease, with protein sequence MELILDIETIPAEQEVLEQYCSLFPHKKKPKEAPALHPCTARIVAVGLKPLGDTPLVLIGRTMSEQDLLERTRDYLEDVRPSKYITFNGTAFDFPMLRLRAAALGVQGLGRLLPTARSPRNFDLYHFFRWDMPLTLSELSMLVLGRPKELSGADVAELYKRGDLEAICEYNIHDLEIIEALYQLREDLFGSIP encoded by the coding sequence ATGGAGCTCATCCTGGATATCGAGACGATTCCAGCAGAGCAGGAGGTTCTCGAGCAATACTGCTCTCTTTTTCCGCACAAGAAGAAGCCGAAAGAAGCTCCAGCGCTGCATCCGTGCACCGCACGGATCGTGGCGGTGGGGCTCAAGCCGCTGGGAGATACTCCTCTGGTCCTGATCGGGAGAACCATGTCCGAGCAGGATCTCCTGGAGCGAACGAGAGATTACCTCGAGGACGTTCGACCGAGCAAGTATATCACGTTCAACGGTACTGCGTTCGACTTTCCTATGCTCCGACTTCGAGCGGCGGCTCTCGGTGTGCAAGGTCTCGGTCGACTACTTCCTACAGCGCGCAGCCCCCGGAACTTCGATCTGTACCATTTCTTCAGATGGGACATGCCGCTCACGCTCTCCGAGCTCTCGATGCTGGTGCTGGGCCGACCGAAGGAGCTCTCGGGAGCAGACGTCGCAGAGCTGTACAAGCGTGGCGATCTAGAGGCAATATGCGAGTACAACATCCATGATCTGGAGATAATCGAGGCGCTGTACCAGCTCAGGGAGGATCTGTTTGGCAGTATTCCGTGA